In a genomic window of Chrysemys picta bellii isolate R12L10 chromosome 1, ASM1138683v2, whole genome shotgun sequence:
- the EXPH5 gene encoding exophilin-5 isoform X3, whose product MMEDSAPIWNEQLEKEFFRVLGDLDDQLAQEQAQDSVNRKHLDDSGPRAQYLFPSTSRQTAIRGRHRNNCSETPSTFFSDATRTIRAKEDHKIFYRPRKFYDTYMNRCHSASKEEYMHKDSLDSSYPVLSRRLSSVSFGESSEDSLHPPSIRQNSGFGHKSYMGKGTVGRSYSVCSLQRYPSSASSEPFSTTSLQNLLATENNSGFVRRNNRQTPKRIPLSSIVWNKPYTSGHASNQDNLFRTQSLMEWNATKQDTYPCPLHKNREYEFYRSKHHYRRAVSSTNWFSSISCTDKAATSLSFDNWENYPLCGLENNLSRSHYRDTACHGRFQIHQKSSPFGRKEEHPSWSDIYQYYNDEVFLSPDAHYEMITSNLNDQQSAHSKNAKLASQCHQSDFQTCVSENRSSMDVSSGASSKLLSKNSKDPQSYLTYKSAVTSTNIKADVSESVLLGSRFKKKLVAENSSSVTKVSQSQPQPLVTQMNIKKDFKKAASDKVRDLELSGKADQKSIKDIILQPVSQKVDTKNTINPQISPSNNTAALQNSTSLLNSPLSLSSRRQTQLTATREITKNNISKSCKRNLQRKENDLPAHSELNQAPSLLSADESRRGSFLSNLKQWEHHLLNSAKRKGIKLGSRRAETTDHITPKGESFQVDILQSNASVHSAPITETLANHQSILPSPPELLSRSSQGSLQAFSHKSYLKSLETPTNSSVNCRVTEAPAEGGEVVELVGVVAKDIPQEKPKDQNILASKDHNSQLTTGGSQNRNCENIYARSFDRGPEIAERSLNYFCLERENGKTRQNASCIERLYRQGSLLRHTNSSSISGSPGKSNPESPEPRVIYYTLPRKSASIAGSVMSDMSISFPKSKTATWDHVEKQNSARTAAFSFNQGDKISSLGSAHSSIRPIPLDGVTDIKENVLQIKDRPLPLNRSPSHSLSGSTVVSESEREKLVNKKESPVFSDCLEKEMGDSLQKYKTISTFTVSGDEDHVEYHELVSIYYTLPRSHSRTLCNLFLDDPEITALPLYTEKSKSPKMRNKNSEVHIGLANVAFPSTLEKERHPHSPDQTPAASMTPQNAKTGAVDTDQESSHFSPSTEKVCTSQSTSIVHNKKDISPGLALKESTLVLPDMVTSDTSIHDPESTAEADTSVKAISTASHNQNIDICFSSGKESKEKENILHTDTPLTSTLSTAPKHRDPPENVFNFTSAINTNSVQNRDSKNCQQFIKVRGSNNQNILPPQLDKNSSHEGKSQRESAVNNTPITSAESQSRHDAGAKERSDFQHQSISLYNNKCTGFLLGAESSRNSTDEELISDRKMLPNSQNKPFQLGTVSAAKPILQPAKIGIPDTHDLVSRKTKQEQMSLNTQMDKDCTSLQKAVMYSEDRQNVESRDKLSSVTQDLQLLQSAVSENKLKFDGTREKVCDIEKRKNRPSVKNEVAAIYKTSRKFCSKNVNPKPHVSNIFSQNDGGITSLEINMTHNTLHSPASTQLFLQTGNEDQNQNLTPGVCDSPVHKISEKNKRSLTNDDSPLLVKNQNQGPFANSCNQRREVNNPKQNENEVESMLSPTTLFPKEIAARSKNSQKLVQGLENRNQTIFSRATEADSSGNQKRTSTGSSHDPLLLPFLTDKNSNTFITNLQASVCSQKQALSPDECDDQNLHRSKSLKNANLHSNQSRMSHAKNQRERHFSESTYTQDSHDNLGSGSNCLPKKSRYSRKFKSYSELCSCDENENWASYDDRTTTYGTRRVMYPSIEFGIFGKEQQLAFLENIKRSLTEGRLWRPCLLKNPGFLRNEESDSLKRAELLNSSSARSKMSVDASSPRDPIDIYREEPMVYSDSDTDTTTDDEYYLCETDKESEL is encoded by the exons ATGATGGAGGACAGTGCACCTATATGGAATGAACAGCTAGAAAAAGAGTTCTTCCGTG TTCTAGGTGATCTGGATGACCAGCTGGCACAGGAACAAGCCCAAGATTCAGTGAACAGAAAGCATCTAGATGACAGTGGACCAAGAGCACAATATCTGTTTCCCAGTACAAGCAGACAGACTGCTATTAGGGGACGACACAGAAATAACTGCAGTGAAACACCCAGCACATTTTTCTCTGATGCAACAAGAACAATAAGAGCCAAAGAGGACCATAAAATTTTCTACAGACCAAGGAAATTTTATGATACATATATGAACAGATGCCATTCAGCATCTAAAGAAGAATACATGCACAAGGATTCATTAGACAGTAGTTACCCTGTTCTGAGCAGAAGGCTGTCTTCTGTATCTTTTGGAGAGTCCTCAGAAGATAGCTTGCATCCTCCTTCCATAAGACAGAACAGTGGATTTGGACACAAGAGTTATATGGGGAAGGGTACAGTTGGGAGAAGTTACTCTGTGTGTTCTCTTCAGAGATATCCATCTTCAGCATCCTCTGAGCCATTTTCAACAACTAGTTTACAAAATCTATTGGCAACGGAGAACAACAGTGGATTTGTAAGAAGGAACAATCGGCAAACCCCAAAGCGAATTCCCCTCTCTTCTATTGTATGGAATAAACCATATACTTCTGGACATGCATCAAATCAAGACAATCTTTTTAGGACCCAATCATTAATGGAATGGAATGCCACAAAACAGGATACATATCCTTGCCCTCTGCACAAAAACAGAGAATATGAATTTTACCGGTCAAAACACCATTACAGAAGAGCTGTGTCAAGTACTAATTGGTTTAGTAGTATCAGTTGCACAGACAAAGCTGCTACTTCACTATCCTTTGATAATTGGGAGAATTATCCGTTATGCGGGTTGGAAAACAACCTCTCTAGGTCCCACTATAGAGATACAGCTTGTCATGGTAGGTTCCAAATACACCAAAAGAGTTCTCCTTTTGGAAGAAAAGAGGAGCACCCTTCCTGGTCTGATATTTATCAGTACTACAATGATGAAGTGTTTCTTTCCCCTGATGCTCACTATGAAATGATTACATCTAATTTAAATGACCAGCAAAGTGCACATTCAAAGAATGCTAAACTTGCTTCACAGTGCCATCAGAGTGACTTTCAAACATGTGTGTCAGAGAACAGAAGCAGTATGGACGTATCAAGTGGTGCAAGTAGTAAACTGCTTTCAAAGAATTCAAAAGACCCTCAGAGCTATCTCACTTATAAATCTGCAGTTACTTCAACCAACATCAAAGCAGATGTGTCTGAGTCTGTCTTACTGGGTTCAAGGTTCAAAAAGAAATTGGTAGCAGAGAACAGCAGTTCTGTCACTAAGGTTTCCCAAAGCCAGCCACAGCCTTTGGTTACCCAAATGAATATTAAGAAAGACTTTAAAAAAGCTGCTTCAGACAAGGTCAGAGACTTGGAACTATCAGGCAAGGCAGACCAGAAAAGTATTAAAGACATAATATTACAGCCAGTTTCTCAGAAAGTGGATACAAAAAATACCATTAATCCCCAGATTTCTCCTTCTAATAACACTGCTGCCTTGCAAAACAGCACATCTCTTCTTAATTCACCTCTCTCACTGAGTTCAAGGAGGCAAACCCAGCTCACCGCCACAAGAGAGATTACAAAAAATAACATATCAAAGAGTTGTAAAAGAAACCtacaaagaaaggaaaatgatCTTCCTGCTCACAGTGAACTTAATCAGGCCCCTTCTCTTCTGTCAGCTGATGAGAGCAGAAGGGGATCATTTCTTTCAAATCTGAAGCAATGGGAACATCATCTGCTTAATTCAGCAAAAAGAAAAGGCATTAAATTAGGAAGCCGGAGAGCAGAAACTACTGATCATATCACTCCTAAGGGAGAGTCTTTCCAGGTAGATATTCTACAAAGTAATGCATCAGTTCATTCTGCTCCAATTACTGAAACGTTGGCAAACCATCAAAGCATACTGCCCAGTCCGCCAGAACTTTTGTCTCGTAGTTCACAAGGCTCTCTACAAGCCTTTTCTCATAAGAGCTATCTGAAATCTTTAGAAACTCCAACTAATTCTTCAGTGAATTGCAGAGTTACTGAAGCTCCAGCAGAAGGTGGGGAAGTAGTTGAGTTGGTAGGTGTTGTTGCAAAAGATATTCCCCAGGAAAAACCCAAAGATCAAAACATTTTAGCCAGTAAGGACCATAATAGTCAATTAACTACTGGTGGTTCACAAAACAGGAATTGTGAGAATATTTATGCACGTAGTTTTGACAGAGGCCCAGAGATTGCTGAACGTAGTTTAAActatttttgtttggaaagagaaaatggaaaaacaagacaaaatgcATCATGTATTGAAAGGCTCTATAGGCAAGGAAGCTTACTGAGACACACGAATAGTAGCAGCATTTCTGGCTCTCCTGGTAAAAGCAACCCTGAGTCGCCGGAGCCTCGTGTCATTTATTACACTTTACCTAGAAAATCAGCTAGCATTGCTGGCAGTGTAATGTCAGATATGTCCATCTCTTTCCCTAAAAGCAAAACAGCCACATGGGATCATGTAGAGAAGCAGAACTCAGCCAGAACTGCTGCCTTTTCTTTTAATCAAGGAGATAAAATATCTTCTTTAGGATCAGCACATTCCTCAATAAGACCAATACCTTTAGATGGTGTTACAGATATCAAAGAAAATGTCCTGCAAATTAAGGATCGCCCTTTGCCTCTAAACAGGAGCCCTAGCCACTCCTTAAGTGGTAGTACAGTTGTCtctgaatcagagagagagaaacttgtaAACAAAAAAGAATCCCCAGTATTTTCAGACTGTTTGGAAAAGGAAATGGGGGATTCTTTGCAGAAATATAAAACTATTAGCACATTTACAGTTTCTGGTGATGAGGATCATGTCGAATATCACGAGTTGGTTTCAATTTATTACACCTTACCACGGAGTCATTCAAGAACATTGTGTAACCTCTTTCTAGATGATCCAGAGATCACAGCTTTACCTCTTTACACAGAAAAATCTAAATCACCCAAAATGCGAAACAAGAACTCTGAAGTTCACATCGGTTTAGCAAATGTAGCTTTTCCTAGCACCTTAGAAAAAGAGAGACACCCACATTCTCCTGATCAAACTCCTGCAGCTTCAATGACACCCCAGAATGCAAAGACAGGAGCTGTTGACACTGATCAGGAAAGCTCACATTTTTCTCCCAGCACTGAGAAAGTATGTACTTCACAGTCAACAAGCATTGTACATAATAAGAAAGATATTTCACCAGGGCTTGCATTAAAAGAAAGCACACTTGTACTTCCTGACATGGTGACCTCAGACACTTCTATTCATGATCCAGAATCCACTGCAGAAGCGGATACTTCCGTTAAGGCAATTTCTACTGCTTCACACAACCAAAATATTGATATATGCTTTTCTTCAGGTAAAGAAAGTAAAGAGAAGGAGAACATTTTGCATACTGACACACCATTAACCTCCACTTTGTCAACCGCCCCAAAACACAGAGACCCTCCAGAGaatgtttttaattttacttCTGCAATTAATACTAATAGTGTGCAAAACAGAGACTCCAAAAATTGCCAGCAATTTATTAAAGTAAGAGGGAGCAACAATCAGAATATTTTACCACCCCAGTTAGATAAAAATAGTTCCCATGAAGGAAAAAGTCAGAGAGAGTCTGCAGTCAATAATACACCAATAACCTCTGCTGAAAGTCAATCTAGGCATGATGCAGGAGCCAAAGAGAGATCAGATTTTCAACACCAAAGCATTTCCCTATATAACAATAAATGTACTGGATTTCTATTAGGAGCTGAAAGTTCCAGAAATAGCACAGATGAAGAATTAATTTCTGATAGAAAAATGCTTCCAAATTCACAGAACAAACCATTTCAGCTAGGCACAGTTTCTGCAGCTAAACCTATACTTCAACCAGCCAAAATAGGTATCCCAGACACACATGATCTAGTGAGCCGCAAAACTAAACAAGAGCAAATGTCCCTGAACACTCAGATGGACAAAGATTGCACTAGTTTGCAGAAAGCTGTGATGTACAGTGAAGATAGACAGAATGTTGAGTCTAGAGATAAACTATCCAGTGTCACACAGGATCTGCAACTGCTGCAGAGTGCAGTGAGCGAAAATAAGCTTAAGTTTGATGGCACTAGAGAGAAAGTCTGTGAtatagaaaaaaggaaaaacaggcCCTCAGTTAAAAATGAAGTGGCAGCCATTTACAAAACAAGCCGAAAATTTTGTAGTAAAAATGTAAACCCAAAACCACACGTAAGTAATATATTTTCACAGAACGATGGAGGTATCACTTCTTTAGAGATTAACATGACCCACAACACATTGCATTCCCCTGCTTCTACCCAGCTGTTTCTCCAAACTGGAAATGAAGACCAGAATCAAAATCTGACCCCTGGTGTTTGTGACAGCCCTGTTCACAAAATATCTGAGAAGAATAAGAGATCACTAACAAATGATGACTCTCCATTGTTAGTTAAAAACCAGAATCAAGGGCCTTTTGCAAATTCATGCAACCAGAGAAGAGAAGTCAACAACCCCAAACAAAACGAGAATGAAGTGGAAAGCATGCTGAGCCCCACAACCCTATTTCCAAAGGAAATCGCTGCAAGAAGTAAGAATTCCCAAAAACTTGTCCAGGGGTTGGAAAACAGAAATCAAACCATCTTTTCCAGAGCTACTGAAGCAGATTCATCAGGCAATCAAAAGAGAACCAGTACTGGTAGTTCCCATGATCCTCTACTATTGCCATTTTTAACTGACAAAAACTCAAACACATTTATAACAAATTTGCAGGCAAGTGTCTGTTCACAGAAACAGGCCCTTTCCCCAGATGAATGTGATGATCAAAACCTCCATCGATCAAAGAgtttaaaaaatgcaaacctGCACAGTAATCAGTCACGCATGAGTCATGCAAAGAATCAACGTGAACGTCACTTTTCTGAAAGCACCTATACTCAAGATTCCCATGACAACCTTGGCTCTGGAAGTAACTGTCTACCTAAAAAAAGCAGGTACAGTAGAAAGTTTAAATCTTATTCTGAGCTGTGCTCTTGtgatgaaaatgaaaactggGCTTCATATGATGACAGGACTACCACCTACGGCACTAGACGTGTGATGTATCCTTCTATTGAGTTTGGTATATTTGGAAAAGAACAACAACTGGCGTTCCTGGAAAATATCAAGAGATCACTCACAGAAGGGAGATTATGGAGACCGTGTCTTCTTAAAAACCCTGGCTTTCTGAGAAATGAAGAGAGTGATTCTTTAAAGAGGGCTGAGCTCTTGAACTCAAGTTCTGCTAGGAGCAAAATGTCAGTAGATGCTTCATCCCCAAGAGACCCAATTGACATCTATCGAGAAGAACCGATGGTTTATTCAGACTCGGACACTGATACCACCACGGATGATGAATACTATCTTTGTGAGACTGATAAAGAATCAGAACTGTGA